A stretch of the Bacillus anthracis str. Vollum genome encodes the following:
- a CDS encoding NUMOD4 domain-containing protein has product MIYKNLSLENLPNEIWEKCDESEHILYTISSMGRVKSTNKNSGKSMIMKQTINNSDYLVVNLTNKKTHYVHRLVAMTFISNPKNKPTVNHINIDELSPKDNKLDNRVINLEWATMKEQSDHAWKSGLKSSEQLSIPVVVLNTNGEFLSSHIGFTEASNCYEGTVRRYEDKVAMIGNNIVLLKSKYEEMSDQEIFILATKCFEKLFEKTYEVDGIAIATAEQTAKALNCSRQTVHKQTSTKWSAEVNGKTVSRLKNRIGVFNEAIKKEKI; this is encoded by the coding sequence ATGATTTATAAAAATTTAAGCTTAGAAAATTTGCCAAATGAAATTTGGGAGAAATGCGATGAAAGCGAGCACATATTATACACAATATCAAGTATGGGACGAGTTAAGAGCACGAATAAAAATAGCGGGAAATCCATGATTATGAAACAAACCATCAATAACAGCGATTATTTAGTTGTAAATTTAACAAACAAGAAGACGCATTACGTACACAGATTGGTCGCTATGACATTCATTTCTAACCCGAAAAATAAACCAACTGTCAATCACATTAATATTGATGAATTGTCCCCAAAAGACAATAAGCTCGACAACCGAGTTATCAACCTTGAATGGGCGACGATGAAAGAGCAAAGCGACCATGCTTGGAAATCGGGTTTGAAAAGCTCCGAACAACTTTCTATTCCTGTTGTTGTATTAAACACCAACGGTGAATTTCTTTCATCACATATTGGCTTTACGGAAGCATCGAATTGTTATGAAGGAACGGTGCGGAGGTATGAAGATAAAGTGGCGATGATAGGAAATAACATTGTACTACTTAAAAGTAAATATGAAGAAATGTCAGATCAAGAGATTTTCATTTTGGCTACAAAATGTTTTGAAAAGTTGTTTGAAAAAACATATGAAGTTGATGGGATTGCGATTGCGACAGCTGAACAAACAGCTAAAGCGTTGAATTGTTCCAGACAAACTGTGCACAAGCAAACTTCTACAAAATGGAGTGCTGAAGTTAATGGGAAAACAGTATCTCGTTTGAAAAATAGAATAGGCGTATTCAATGAAGCTATCAAAAAGGAGAAAATATAA
- a CDS encoding DUF2513 domain-containing protein — MKRDMEFIRELLLKIEEKESRFDYVATDSKTEYHLDLMIEASLIKAEKTHYMDNTINFDIVGMTWAGHDFLDAARNDKVWGKAEETAESKGMDLRSLPIEIVKDLLVESAKALIGF; from the coding sequence ATGAAACGTGATATGGAATTTATTCGTGAATTGTTGTTGAAAATTGAAGAAAAAGAATCACGCTTTGATTATGTTGCGACCGATTCAAAAACAGAATATCATTTAGACTTAATGATTGAGGCAAGTTTAATTAAAGCAGAAAAAACTCATTATATGGATAATACAATCAATTTCGATATAGTTGGCATGACTTGGGCTGGACATGATTTTTTAGATGCCGCTAGAAACGACAAAGTATGGGGAAAAGCGGAAGAAACAGCGGAATCTAAAGGAATGGATTTGCGTAGTTTGCCAATAGAAATTGTAAAAGATTTGTTAGTTGAATCGGCAAAAGCACTAATCGGATTTTAA
- a CDS encoding helix-turn-helix transcriptional regulator produces the protein MNEYIMQPVDIRQWVYDNVYTTPEALSYLGVSRSRMSRMIKDGKITPIKKLGCTSLFLREDLEKKLEELIVLRAKYSPNGS, from the coding sequence ATGAACGAATATATAATGCAACCTGTTGATATACGTCAGTGGGTTTATGACAATGTCTACACAACTCCAGAAGCGCTGTCTTATCTTGGTGTTTCACGTTCAAGAATGTCAAGAATGATAAAAGATGGAAAAATAACGCCGATTAAGAAGCTCGGGTGCACTTCCCTGTTCCTACGTGAAGATTTAGAAAAGAAACTTGAAGAATTAATTGTGTTGAGGGCTAAATATTCGCCCAATGGGAGTTGA
- a CDS encoding terminase TerL endonuclease subunit produces MNKSVAYAKAVVFGDIVAPSQVRQACINFLHEYYVLQDQADYIYKWNTKIEKKIDKIIKNLNFARGAKSAQPMFPNLALFQWFIIQNTFCWVYKEFPTKRKIREVIFTVARKNAKSVLSCIIHILAFFLDEANQTHYIGSNTKQQATIIFDELVAIIKASPNMLPFFNIKKTYVEFTPKNCKIVALSGDASKADGTMVYCASVDELGASNEIFKMVSSLETGQFGPRNPLIIKISTSYPIENGFNYWNETVDALRKNTFADEPNPRQFGLIFTIDNPKKRIQLNGRDAERWENPEVWAEANPLVAEVQDLADKLLEDYKTKKDIPKDFFLFKVKNLNMWLGANEGDGNFFVDKHTLQKSLYKPASDWEWWRGKRQVIIGLDLSLSTDNTAVTFMWYDQQNEHHYAKNLVFYPKNKETDKTQKERIPYDKWARAGYCQPIGEDTVDYDEMADIIVDICEQYDIQIGSIAYDTKYSYTLLKRLVNELSMEVDPVKIEQDARHLGNAISYLQRIIYEGTFFMPQIH; encoded by the coding sequence ATGAATAAGTCGGTAGCTTATGCAAAAGCTGTGGTTTTCGGTGACATCGTTGCACCTTCACAAGTGAGACAAGCATGTATTAATTTCCTACATGAATACTACGTCCTCCAAGACCAAGCTGATTACATATACAAATGGAACACCAAAATAGAAAAGAAAATTGATAAAATCATTAAGAATCTTAACTTCGCCCGTGGAGCAAAATCCGCTCAACCTATGTTCCCCAACCTTGCTTTGTTCCAATGGTTTATCATTCAGAATACATTTTGCTGGGTCTACAAGGAGTTCCCAACCAAACGTAAAATTCGTGAAGTTATTTTCACTGTAGCTCGTAAAAATGCTAAGTCAGTATTAAGCTGTATCATTCATATCCTAGCATTCTTCCTTGATGAAGCTAACCAAACGCATTATATCGGTTCAAATACTAAACAACAGGCGACAATCATCTTTGATGAACTTGTAGCGATTATCAAAGCTTCTCCTAATATGTTGCCATTCTTCAATATCAAGAAGACATATGTAGAATTTACACCAAAGAACTGTAAGATTGTAGCTCTTTCAGGTGATGCGTCAAAAGCCGATGGAACAATGGTCTACTGCGCTAGCGTCGATGAACTTGGAGCTTCCAATGAAATTTTCAAAATGGTAAGTTCCTTGGAAACGGGACAATTTGGCCCACGTAATCCTCTCATTATTAAAATTTCTACGTCTTATCCTATCGAGAATGGGTTCAACTATTGGAATGAAACGGTAGATGCTTTACGTAAAAACACGTTTGCTGACGAGCCTAACCCACGACAATTCGGTTTGATATTTACTATTGATAATCCCAAAAAACGCATTCAGTTGAACGGTAGGGACGCTGAACGATGGGAAAACCCTGAAGTTTGGGCAGAAGCTAATCCGTTGGTTGCTGAAGTTCAAGACCTTGCAGATAAATTGCTCGAAGACTACAAAACTAAGAAGGATATTCCAAAGGACTTTTTCCTATTTAAAGTTAAAAACTTGAATATGTGGTTAGGAGCCAATGAAGGTGATGGTAACTTCTTTGTAGATAAACATACTTTACAAAAAAGCTTGTACAAGCCAGCTTCTGATTGGGAATGGTGGAGAGGAAAACGTCAGGTGATTATTGGACTCGATTTGTCGTTATCTACAGATAATACAGCTGTTACATTTATGTGGTACGACCAACAAAATGAACATCATTATGCTAAAAACCTTGTCTTTTATCCGAAGAATAAGGAAACTGACAAAACCCAGAAAGAACGTATTCCTTACGACAAATGGGCACGTGCTGGATACTGTCAACCAATTGGTGAAGATACAGTTGATTATGATGAAATGGCGGATATAATTGTTGATATTTGCGAGCAATACGATATTCAAATAGGCTCCATTGCATACGACACAAAATACAGTTATACGTTACTAAAACGGTTAGTTAACGAACTATCAATGGAAGTTGATCCAGTCAAAATCGAACAAGATGCTCGACATTTGGGCAATGCTATTTCATACCTTCAAAGAATCATTTATGAAGGTACTTTTTTTATGCCCCAAATCCATTAA